From the genome of Nicotiana sylvestris chromosome 1, ASM39365v2, whole genome shotgun sequence:
CATTTGTTGGCTTCAAGAAAgactaatagcccgtttggccaaaaattgaggtgtttggccccaagcttctggaaggaaaaaaagtgcttttgaggagaagcaaaagcagttttggagaagcagaaaaaagtagcttctcttcaaaagcacttttttgagaagcacttttgagaaaaatacacttagaagcagttttttaaagtttggccaaacactaattgctgttcagaagtgtttttcaaactaattagccaaacacaaactgcttctcaccaaaagtacttttgataaaagcacttttgaaaaaaagcacttctcaaaataagctgatttttgcagcttggccaaacgggctataataTATCTTAGCATTTGCAAATAGTAAGACATTATACCTGACTTCTCGTTAAACCAGTTTGCCTTGCTAGCATAATTTTGTCAGAATCTTTCGGGTAGCTGGAAAAAGAGAAACAACTACAAATTAGGCGACCAGAGTTCTTTTTCGGAGATAAATTGGATGACTGAATTGATCAACTTAcggatgaagaaaatgctcgaaaAGCCAAGCGCGCAAAATTGAAACAGAGCTTTCAGGCAAACCCCTCTGAGGCCTCCAGGCATGTTGTTGCATCATACCAAGCTGCTGTAGGGCTCTCTGCTGTCTAATATGCTGATCCACATAGCGCAAGCGTGATATTCCAACCGCTTTGCTGTTTTCTGAAGCATCTTGCTCTCCAAGACTTCTTCGTGATACTCGAATCTGATCGCACATTGCATCACGCAAGCAACGGAAGTGACGGGAAATTGTCTGGAGAGCAAGAGCTGTGTATGGCTTAGCTGCTCCATCTCCAGCTACCACATCAAATGATGAGACCACTATTTGCATCTGATGATAATATTGTCTGTACCTTCTATCAATCTGTGACAATAAACCATAACTCAACTTCGAGTTTTTATTCAAATCACACATATGGTTTAAATTCCAGAATCCATAGTCACATATCAAATCTAGATTACAAATCTAGACACATATCAACATAAAAAATGTGAAGGAGGAATCAACATTTAGGAATAATACCTACTACAAATCCTTGTTGTGAACTCATATTACCATCAGTAGCATTCATAAACTTGATTACTAGAAACTCTGGCAGTAGCGGATGAATCAAAAAGAAGGATGCCAACGTACTACAATTGCCCTTCATTAACTGAACACAAATAATGATAGTAATGATACTATTATACCAGTTAGTGCAAATTTCTTACCAAGAGTAAAGCTTGTATAATACTGCAGTTAGTCATGCCTTATAGTTTAAGTTTGCCTTTTTAGAGAAGCCATTCATTGGAAATACAGTAGTGATACTATTAGAACACTTCATTCTCTTTCATTATCCATATATGAAGTGATTATTTAAAGTATGCTATTTCATTACCAAATTCATGGAATTTATTTAACAACAGCTTTCTAAATGCTGTCTGGAGTTCAAAGTTCCATCAGACAAGCTGCTTTATTCATAATAATTTCCTCGGCCACATTGTAATATATCAAAAGAAGCACATTTCATCACAATTAAAGGTCCTTCGGGACAAGTTAGCCAACGGAAAGATTAATATGAACCGTCAAAGAAGTCCTTAACACAACAACCACTACTTTGACTCCTTTCATGCAATTATCAGTAGAAATACAAAAATTGGGATGTAGAGTATTAAAATCCTAAACTAATGAGAAAATACATGCCACAAAAACCTTGAAAACCACCAAAAATTGATGTACAAAACACGATTTCCCATGGATCATACCTCATCCAACATGGACAGAAGCTTGGTCAGTTTGTTCTGCACTTCTTGCTTCTCGGTTTGTGAAAGTTCACTTTGGTGGTTTTTCGAATCTTGAGGATTTGTACTCCCATTTGCAGGAGGATCTGATGATTTATTTTTCGAGTCGCCATTAGACTCTCTAGACTCCTTTGTCAACTCTTTCTTAGAATTATGCTCCTTGATAGCCTTTCTGACGTTAACAACCTCATCAAGCAAATACTGAGCTGCTTTCAAATACTTTGAGTTGGGAACGTTTCTTCCAATACTCGACGTACCATATGGAGAATTATACCCTCCTTTCATAGCATCTGAGTTGCTTCCAGGATAATCTGGAGGCAAATAATCTGCATTTCTTTGTTGTTTTGGTTGGGAATTATCACCATCTCCGAAGGACACATTGCCACCACTAACTTCACCTGGAATAGATGAAGGAGGATTCAAGAATGACGTAAAACCTTGGTTAGGATTCTGAGATTGGACATGTGAAATTCCAATTCCAGAAGGTATATTGGAGCCAAGACTGAGGTATAGCATCTCATTCCTGCTATCTCTCCAAGCAGAAAAATCATGAATTCCCATCCGCGATCCTCCAAGATTAGATAATATTTCCTGTTGTGATGTGTTGTTGGAATCGGAGGCTCCAACTGGTGGGATATCGATGCAGCTGTTTTGCTGTTGGGAAGTAGCAGTCAACATATCTGAATATGTCCCAGAAGAAGAATAGTTCATGAACACCATCATGTTTTCTTGAGCATTTGAAGCTTCTGAATAAGAACCAGGCAAAGATTGCCTAAAATATTGAAATGTCTCAGCTTCTCTTTGATTGTTTGGACTAGGAAAATAAGTTGCCATCCTTGGATTTCTCACTaattcttcttttctatttttagtTCTGTGA
Proteins encoded in this window:
- the LOC104210620 gene encoding BEL1-like homeodomain protein 7, with translation MATYFPSPNNQREAETFQYFRQSLPGSYSEASNAQENMMVFMNYSSSGTYSDMLTATSQQQNSCIDIPPVGASDSNNTSQQEILSNLGGSRMGIHDFSAWRDSRNEMLYLSLGSNIPSGIGISHVQSQNPNQGFTSFLNPPSSIPGEVSGGNVSFGDGDNSQPKQQRNADYLPPDYPGSNSDAMKGGYNSPYGTSSIGRNVPNSKYLKAAQYLLDEVVNVRKAIKEHNSKKELTKESRESNGDSKNKSSDPPANGSTNPQDSKNHQSELSQTEKQEVQNKLTKLLSMLDEIDRRYRQYYHQMQIVVSSFDVVAGDGAAKPYTALALQTISRHFRCLRDAMCDQIRVSRRSLGEQDASENSKAVGISRLRYVDQHIRQQRALQQLGMMQQHAWRPQRGLPESSVSILRAWLFEHFLHPYPKDSDKIMLARQTGLTRSQVSNWFINARVRLWKPMVEEMYKEEAGDIEMDSNSPSEFASRFATKDSKVEEIEELKHNETSEYEQYNSDQILESKSNHVADVEMEGANNAETQSQSGMENQTHRDEPRPAMDNCTLFQDTFVQGNDRFSDFGRFGSGNVLPDGVSLTLGLQQGEGSSLPMSIESHGSYVPLRVDEIYSTAPTTMVSETTEFNCLDSGNRQHPFWLLPSAT